The following proteins are co-located in the Manihot esculenta cultivar AM560-2 chromosome 9, M.esculenta_v8, whole genome shotgun sequence genome:
- the LOC110623723 gene encoding ankyrin repeat-containing protein BDA1 has protein sequence MDGNLFVAARIGDVETLRNLLPENNNPAALPQSSKWTPLHIACLSGKVDFAREFLRRRPQFLKHENPDGCTALHLASSIGDLQMVMLLLTFGRDDESMDREFCLKKDNDKRNPLHHAVIKGSVEVVSKLLEACPESALEVTAQKETIFHLAVKHRVSVSGELFSQLLGGPYTEHLLNFGDKKGNTVLHLASVRKQTQIIRLLTGWRPNLDANAVNSAGLTQPSLDAKAVNSTGITRPRLDVNAVNSTGLTPLDLLVVDPMNVTDMEIEGIITSKGGIRLNESEEQREYLKSIASWILVMASVTAAASCQIAVFLKGGFWQNSSPVSGGNVTLISNSTNFWAYTSPSANSSSIVSNTTTAIQKADNTKVLHNQHGKTEPASLPYLLASLDGAAFLLSICLIVLVLFPTSTNKSNLVKWLFLRYLTYGSTVSLGFLFWQLVTAEEDLAFQNILSGIFLVFLLVIVILIAIPLFKIYFSYRRIRRKEMSMRRMQFQHREKNLLVSGPCEFKLN, from the exons ATGGACGGTAACCTCTTTGTTGCCGCTCGTATAGGGGATGTGGAGACCCTGCGCAATTTGCTGCCAGAAAATAATAATCCAGCAGCCTTACCACAGAGCTCCAAGTGGACGCCCTTACATATAGCTTGCTTGTCTGGGAAAGTGGATTTCGCCCGGGAGTTTTTGAGACGGCGTCCACAGTTTCTTAAACATGAGAATCCTGATGGTTGTACGGCTTTACACTTGGCTTCTTCCATTGGGGATCTACAGATGGTCATGTTGCTGCTGACATTTGGACGGGATGATGAGTCGATGGACAGAGAGTTTTGCTTGAAGAAGGATAATGATAAGAGAAATCCTCTTCATCATGCAGTCATTAAAGGTAGTGTAGAGGTGGTGAGCAAACTGCTTGAAGCTTGTCCGGAGTCTGCTCTAGAGGTGACTGCTCAGAAGGAGACAATATTTCACCTGGCTGTGAAGCATAGAGTATCTGTCTCTGGTGAATTATTCTCACAACTACTCGGCGGACCATATACGGAGCATCTCCTGAATTTTGGTGACAAAAAAGGCAACACAGTGTTGCACTTGGCCTCGGTCAGGAAACAAACACAG ATAATTAGGCTCTTGACTGGGTGGCGGCCAAACTTAGACGCCAACGCTGTCAACTCAGCGGGGCTTACACAGCCTAGCTTAGATGCTAAGGCTGTGAATTCAACTGGGATTACACGGCCTCGCTTAGATGTGAACGCTGTAAACTCAACTGGGCTTACGCCTTTGGATCTTCTAGTGGTTGACCCCATGAATGTCACGGATATGGAAATAGAAGGAATCATTACATCTAAAGGTGGAATAAGGCTAAACGAGAGTGAGGAACAGCGTGAATATTTGAAAAGCATCGCAAGCTGGATTTTGGTGATGGCATCAGTAACTGCGGCTGCTAGTTGCCAGATTGCTGTCTTCCTAAAAGGGGGTTTCTGGCAAAACTCCTCCCCAGTCTCAGGTGGCAATGTAACTTTAATTTCCAACTCAACTAATTTCTGGGCGTACACTTCTCCAAGTGCCAATTCTAGTTCAATTGTTTCCAACACCACAACTGCCATACAGAAGGCCGACAATACAAAAGTTCTCCACAATCAACATGGTAAAACTGAACCAGCTTCACTTCCTTATTTGTTGGCGTCCCTGGACGGAGCAGCCTTTCTGTTATCTATTTGTCTCATAGTACTTGTGCTGTTCCCGACATCTACCAATAAATCTAACCTTGTCAAATGGCTATTTTTACGGTATCTGACTTACGGAAGCACGGTATCACTCGGTTTCTTATTTTGGCAACTGGTGACAGCTGAAGAGGATTTGgcatttcaaaatattttatctgGGATTTTTCTggtttttttattagttattgTCATATTAATTGCAATTCCgcttttcaaaatttatttcagTTATCGCAGGATTCGTAGGAAAGAGATGAGTATGAGGAGGATGCAGTTTCAGCATAGGGAGAAAAATTTACTA
- the LOC110622260 gene encoding uncharacterized protein LOC110622260, producing MSRVETMEINDSSNAHSHDNGHLRGSTNSSKENSSEKDVFVNHAEVAWHERRKQWVGDPSQKSQRMLREPIMSWTTTYEDLLCSTEPFQQPIPLAEMVDFLVDIWHEEGLYD from the exons ATGTCCAGAGTGGAAACAATGGAAATAAATGACAGCAGCAATGCACATTCCCATGATAATGGGCATTTGAGAGGTTCAACTAACTCCAGCAAAGAGAATTCTTCCGAAAAAGATGTCTTTGTTAACCATG CTGAGGTAGCTTGGCATGAAAGACGAAAACAGTGGGTGGGTGATCCGTCTCAAAAGTCACAGAGAATGCTTAGAGAACCGATTATGAG TTGGACCACAACATATGAGGATCTGCTTTGCTCTACGGAACCTTTTCAACAGCCAATTCCCTTAGCT GAGATGGTGGACTTCTTAGTTGACATATGGCATGAAGAAGGCCTTTATGACTAG
- the LOC110622470 gene encoding probable xyloglucan endotransglucosylase/hydrolase protein 32 encodes MALFLLLLLSVLIPSSSFAQWPPSPGYWPSSRFRSMSFYQGYRNLWGYTHQRVDQNALTIWLDSTSGSGFKSVKAFRSGYFGASIKLQPGYTAGVITAFYLSNNEAHPGFHDEVDIEFLGTTFGKPYTLQTNVYIRGSGDGKIIGREMKFHLWFDPTQDFHHYAILWSPKEIIFLVDDVPIRRYPKKSDETFPMRPMWIYGSIWDASSWATEDGKYKADYRYQPFVARYTNFKAAGCSAYSPAWCRPVSASPSWSGGLSRQQYRAMRWVQTRNMVYNYCKDSKRDHSLTPECRR; translated from the exons ATGGCCCTCTTCCTCTTACTTCTTCTCAGTGTTTTGATCCCTTCTTCAAGCTTTGCTCAATGGCCACCTTCTCCTGGCTACTGGCCAAGTTCTAGGTTCAGATCAATGAGCTTTTATCAAGGGTATAGAAATCTCTGGGGTTACACACATCAAAGAGTAGACCAAAATGCATTAACAATCTGGCTAGATAGCACCTCAG GAAGTGGATTCAAATCTGTTAAAGCATTTCGATCTGGGTACTTTGGTGCCTCCATTAAGCTCCAACCTGGTTACACTGCTGGAGTTATCACAGCTTTTTAT CTTTCAAACAATGAAGCTCATCCAGGGTTCCATGATGAAGTGGACATAGAATTCCTTGGCACAACATTTGGGAAACCCTATACATTGCAGACCAATGTTTACATAAGAGGAAGTGGAGATGGAAAAATcattggaagagaaatgaaGTTTCATTTATGGTTTGATCCTACACAAGATTTTCACCATTATGCCATTCTTTGGAGTCCCAAGGAGATaat ATTCCTTGTTGATGATGTGCCAATAAGGAGGTACCCTAAGAAGAGTGATGAAACTTTTCCAATGAGGCCAATGTGGATTTATGGTTCAATATGGGATGCCTCTTCTTGGGCTACTGAAGATGGAAAATATAAAGCAGATTATAGATACCAACCATTTGTTGCAAGGTACACCAATTTCAAAGCAGCTGGCTGCTCAGCCTATTCACCTGCCTGGTGCCGCCCAGTCTCCGCCTCTCCCTCCTGGTCCGGCGGACTTTCAAGGCAGCAATATAGAGCCATGAGATGGGTTCAAACTCGCAATATGGTGTATAACTATTGCAAAGACTCCAAGAGAGACCATTCTTTAACACCCGAGTGTCGGCGTTAA